In the genome of Opitutia bacterium KCR 482, one region contains:
- a CDS encoding patatin family protein produces MRNMKQTLVLEGGGMRGVFTAGVLDCLLDEKIYFPRVIGVSAGSSNGLSYASRQRGRARFCNIDALANRKYIGLKYLFTNRCIMDYDYLFGELPRRVYPYDFDAYLKSGDFELVATNCRTGKPDYLEKPKTFAATLAACRASCSLPYVCPLTRIRGVPYLDGGISDAIPVRHALETGAGKILLVLTRNRGFRKPPMYLSIAKILYKRYPRLIDALKRAHEAYNESLAYADKLEREGRIVALRPARPLQVGRLERDPKKLADLYDEGYRLCGAALSKIRAMF; encoded by the coding sequence ATGCGCAATATGAAACAGACTCTTGTTCTCGAAGGCGGCGGCATGCGCGGGGTTTTCACCGCGGGAGTGCTCGACTGCTTGCTCGACGAAAAAATATATTTTCCGCGCGTTATCGGCGTGTCGGCGGGAAGCTCCAACGGGCTTTCGTACGCGTCGCGCCAGCGCGGACGCGCGCGCTTTTGCAACATAGACGCGCTCGCAAACCGCAAATACATAGGTCTGAAATACCTGTTCACCAACAGGTGCATAATGGACTACGACTACCTTTTCGGCGAGCTTCCGCGCCGCGTCTACCCCTACGATTTCGACGCCTATTTGAAGTCGGGCGACTTCGAGCTTGTCGCCACGAATTGCAGGACGGGCAAGCCCGACTATCTGGAAAAGCCCAAGACTTTTGCGGCAACTCTTGCCGCGTGCAGGGCGTCGTGCAGTCTGCCCTACGTCTGCCCGCTTACGCGCATACGCGGCGTGCCCTATCTCGACGGCGGAATTTCCGACGCCATTCCCGTAAGGCATGCGCTTGAAACCGGCGCGGGGAAAATCCTGCTTGTGCTCACGCGCAACAGGGGCTTCCGCAAGCCTCCCATGTATTTGTCTATCGCGAAAATCCTCTACAAGCGTTATCCGCGCCTGATTGACGCGCTCAAACGCGCCCACGAAGCCTACAACGAGTCTCTCGCGTATGCCGACAAATTGGAGCGCGAGGGGCGGATAGTCGCCCTGCGTCCAGCGCGTCCGCTCCAAGTGGGACGCCTTGAACGCGACCCGAAAAAACTTGCCGACCTCTACGACGAGGGCTACCGCCTGTGCGGCGCGGCCTTGTCGAAAATCCGCGCGATGTTTTAA
- a CDS encoding FAD-dependent oxidoreductase yields the protein MGIKRRDFMAAASMLGYSLIVSAPSSASAKGVGKILGKPEKTFGGRFVNDGKTMEKLAVECDVLVAGGGLAGVCAALSAARHGKKVVLVQDRSRLGGNSSSEIKMHPLGVNSPRTGWREGGIIEELKLANAANNPQLAWEMWDFLLYDKCVSEKNITLLLDTSLCGADVSDGKITRAYARCDTARRNYEISAKIFVDATGDCRLAMEAGAEVMSGRDGSKKFGESFADFDPVGTRQGSTIMFTSKLYDKPMPFTPPVWAKKITPEQMKFRSIKADGIAYGYWWIELGGDGDAIGDNEKLRFELLSIVMGVWDYLKNSGKYPEAANRAIDSIAMVPGRRDTFRIVGERIMTQHDIMGGWKNFDDAVAVGGWSMDDHPAKGFNAPDRRPCRQFGKVPFYNIGLSSLYSKNVKNLMMAGRNISCSHVAFTSTRVMSTCAAVGQAVGTAAAACIDANVLPAQLRADAGMLSDLQQTLLRDDQTILGLKNSDPLDIARSASVSASESLDGSRPENVLSGVAIDSRNGVENRWVADAASKPKLSLSWASPVKISAAQFAFYGGHAELSQTHSEYLLKNMYRGAQKELVRDFDIVGVLPDASERRLCEIRGNFQRLVRAEFAPVEVKSLRAEFLATNGSPKVVVCEVRVYAEFPKA from the coding sequence ATGGGAATAAAACGCAGGGATTTCATGGCCGCGGCGTCTATGCTGGGGTACAGTCTGATTGTGAGCGCGCCGTCTTCGGCGTCGGCAAAGGGAGTCGGAAAAATTTTGGGGAAGCCCGAAAAAACTTTCGGGGGACGCTTCGTAAACGACGGCAAAACCATGGAGAAGCTCGCCGTCGAATGCGACGTTCTCGTGGCGGGCGGCGGTCTTGCGGGCGTGTGCGCGGCGTTGTCGGCTGCAAGGCACGGGAAAAAAGTTGTGCTTGTTCAGGACAGGTCGAGGCTCGGCGGAAATTCGAGTTCCGAAATCAAGATGCACCCGCTCGGCGTAAACTCGCCCCGAACGGGCTGGCGCGAGGGCGGCATTATCGAAGAGCTTAAACTTGCAAACGCCGCAAACAATCCGCAGCTTGCGTGGGAAATGTGGGACTTCCTCCTCTACGACAAGTGCGTGTCCGAAAAAAACATAACGCTGCTTCTCGACACTTCTCTCTGCGGCGCGGACGTCTCCGACGGCAAAATCACCCGCGCCTACGCGCGTTGCGACACCGCCCGCCGCAACTACGAAATTTCCGCCAAGATTTTTGTGGACGCCACGGGCGACTGCCGTCTCGCGATGGAGGCGGGCGCGGAGGTTATGTCGGGGCGCGACGGCTCGAAAAAGTTCGGCGAATCTTTCGCGGACTTCGACCCCGTCGGCACGCGGCAGGGCTCGACAATCATGTTCACGTCGAAGCTTTACGACAAGCCCATGCCGTTCACGCCTCCCGTCTGGGCAAAGAAAATCACGCCAGAGCAGATGAAGTTCCGCAGCATAAAGGCGGACGGGATCGCCTACGGCTACTGGTGGATTGAGCTTGGCGGCGACGGCGACGCAATCGGCGACAACGAAAAGCTCCGCTTCGAGCTTCTCTCAATCGTAATGGGCGTTTGGGACTACCTAAAAAACAGCGGCAAATATCCCGAAGCCGCCAACCGCGCGATAGATTCAATCGCCATGGTCCCGGGGCGGCGCGACACTTTCAGAATCGTCGGCGAGCGTATCATGACGCAGCACGACATCATGGGCGGCTGGAAAAACTTCGACGACGCCGTCGCGGTCGGCGGCTGGTCGATGGACGACCACCCCGCAAAGGGCTTCAACGCCCCCGACAGGCGTCCGTGCAGGCAGTTCGGCAAAGTGCCGTTCTACAATATCGGGCTGTCCTCGCTCTATTCCAAAAACGTGAAAAATTTGATGATGGCGGGGCGCAACATCAGTTGCAGCCACGTCGCGTTTACCTCGACCCGCGTGATGTCCACATGCGCGGCGGTTGGGCAGGCGGTAGGCACGGCGGCGGCGGCGTGCATCGACGCAAACGTTCTCCCCGCGCAGCTTCGCGCCGACGCGGGCATGCTCTCCGACTTGCAGCAAACCCTTTTGCGCGACGACCAGACGATTCTCGGACTGAAAAATTCCGACCCGCTCGACATCGCGCGTTCCGCGTCGGTTTCCGCAAGCGAATCGCTCGACGGAAGCCGCCCCGAAAACGTGCTTTCGGGCGTCGCGATAGACTCCCGCAACGGCGTTGAAAACCGCTGGGTTGCCGACGCCGCATCGAAGCCGAAGCTTTCGCTTTCGTGGGCTTCGCCCGTGAAGATTTCGGCGGCGCAGTTCGCGTTCTACGGCGGGCACGCGGAGCTTTCGCAGACGCATTCCGAGTATCTGCTGAAAAACATGTACAGGGGCGCGCAGAAAGAGCTTGTGCGCGACTTCGACATCGTTGGCGTTCTGCCCGACGCTTCGGAGCGAAGGCTTTGCGAAATCAGGGGCAACTTCCAGCGGCTTGTCCGCGCTGAGTTCGCGCCCGTCGAGGTGAAGTCGCTCCGCGCTGAGTTCCTTGCGACGAACGGCTCGCCGAAAGTCGTGGTTTGCGAAGTCAGGGTCTACGCCGAATTCCCGAAAGCGTAG
- a CDS encoding MBL fold metallo-hydrolase codes for MFFQILETSSAGNCAYFEHDGVRALVDAGVGIRKIKDYLASRGLALDDIDAVFITHEHSDHCKAVKYFSSPNTRIFANQLTAESIRYGDSAAKSLKWTTFEDGKEFDFMGIGVCGFPVPHDTSDSVGYRFCVGGKNLVWLTDLGKPTMLAKDMASTAQVLVLESNYCPRMLENSPRPYRLKARIKGSHGHLSNSDAISIMRGLSPDTVEKIYLAHISRECNSVSHIAELIEDIGDIRQRIEIVSPFSVSSTPYEA; via the coding sequence ATGTTTTTCCAGATTTTAGAGACTTCGAGCGCGGGAAACTGCGCGTATTTCGAACACGACGGCGTGCGAGCGCTTGTGGACGCGGGCGTAGGCATTCGGAAAATTAAAGACTACCTTGCCTCGCGCGGCTTGGCGCTCGACGACATCGACGCCGTTTTCATCACGCACGAGCATTCCGACCACTGCAAGGCGGTCAAATATTTTTCAAGCCCGAATACCAGAATTTTTGCGAACCAACTTACCGCGGAATCTATCAGATACGGCGATTCCGCGGCGAAGTCGCTGAAATGGACTACATTCGAGGACGGGAAAGAGTTCGACTTCATGGGGATAGGCGTGTGCGGCTTTCCCGTCCCGCACGACACCAGCGACTCCGTCGGCTACCGCTTTTGCGTTGGCGGCAAAAACCTCGTTTGGCTGACAGACTTGGGCAAGCCGACAATGCTCGCAAAAGACATGGCCTCAACCGCGCAAGTATTGGTTCTCGAAAGCAATTACTGCCCGCGCATGCTCGAAAATTCCCCGCGCCCGTACCGCCTGAAAGCAAGGATAAAAGGCTCTCACGGGCACTTGTCGAACTCGGACGCAATTTCAATCATGCGCGGGCTTTCCCCCGACACTGTCGAAAAAATCTATCTTGCCCACATTTCGCGCGAGTGCAACAGCGTTTCCCACATAGCCGAGCTGATTGAAGACATCGGCGACATCAGGCAGCGCATAGAAATCGTTTCCCCGTTTTCCGTTTCGAGCACGCCCTACGAGGCTTAA
- a CDS encoding outer membrane beta-barrel protein — MKKILSSSILLAAALSASAAPLVTVGDQLDLFFKGAVIGKWNSNITTTSNKAKKYDDYSATIRLGAEADYGRNSKFKANIKFFEDIIRYADKKEFNANLAHVAANASYTESVFSLKANFSFDQTYQNTSQTLAAAQAGELVRSNDWKAGLLGSYDFSEKLFGELGGNWLYKEYLGRWSNQYSDYDMYSVPLSVLYRITPKIALGLSYQYRYTTFEGGNPTNKILYGNNREDHFGGITVRGDILPKLNLSAYAGVSYRNQTSGILAGDDTTFSCSMTASYELTEKVGLFLTGRRDFANGAARQSSVDSTCEFGANYLLNQFVTFTTSFAYTNSDYIAIDRNDDEYVGRVGVSYKPNKFLTLGANYRFLENCSNVASARYNQHLVDISVAVKY; from the coding sequence ATGAAAAAAATATTATCATCGTCTATCCTGCTCGCTGCCGCGCTTTCGGCAAGCGCCGCGCCTCTCGTCACGGTCGGAGACCAGCTCGACCTTTTCTTCAAGGGTGCCGTAATCGGCAAGTGGAACAGCAACATCACAACAACAAGCAACAAGGCGAAAAAGTACGACGACTATTCGGCGACAATCCGCCTCGGCGCGGAAGCGGACTATGGCCGCAACAGCAAGTTCAAGGCGAACATCAAGTTCTTCGAAGACATTATCCGCTATGCCGACAAGAAAGAATTTAACGCGAACCTCGCACACGTAGCGGCGAACGCCTCCTACACGGAATCGGTATTCTCGCTCAAAGCCAACTTCTCGTTCGACCAGACCTACCAGAACACGTCGCAAACACTCGCGGCGGCGCAGGCGGGCGAACTCGTCCGCTCCAACGACTGGAAAGCGGGTCTGCTCGGCTCGTACGACTTTTCCGAAAAGCTCTTTGGCGAACTCGGCGGCAACTGGTTGTACAAAGAATATCTCGGAAGATGGAGCAATCAATACTCCGACTACGATATGTACAGCGTTCCGCTCAGCGTGCTTTACAGAATAACCCCCAAGATTGCCCTCGGTCTCTCGTACCAGTACCGCTACACCACGTTTGAAGGCGGCAATCCGACGAACAAAATTCTCTACGGCAACAACCGCGAAGACCACTTCGGCGGCATCACGGTTCGCGGCGACATTCTCCCGAAGCTCAACCTTTCGGCGTACGCCGGCGTTTCCTACCGCAACCAGACAAGCGGTATTCTTGCAGGCGACGACACCACATTCTCGTGCTCGATGACGGCTTCCTACGAACTCACCGAAAAGGTCGGCCTCTTCCTCACGGGGCGTAGAGACTTCGCCAACGGTGCAGCTCGTCAAAGCTCGGTTGACAGCACATGCGAATTCGGCGCGAACTACCTGCTCAACCAGTTCGTCACCTTCACGACAAGCTTTGCCTACACCAACAGCGACTACATCGCAATCGACCGCAACGACGACGAATACGTTGGCCGCGTAGGCGTTTCCTACAAGCCCAACAAGTTCCTCACGCTCGGCGCGAACTACCGCTTCCTCGAAAACTGCTCGAACGTCGCTTCGGCGCGCTACAACCAGCACTTGGTTGACATTTCGGTTGCGGTTAAATACTAA
- the ispF gene encoding 2-C-methyl-D-erythritol 2,4-cyclodiphosphate synthase, with protein sequence MECNFRIGHGYDVHRLVEGRKCIIGGVEIPSKLGLLGHSDADVLTHALADSILGALALPDIGFYFPPSDPNCEGIDSQEILKKAVAEADRLGYKVANVDCSIIAETPKILPHVAAMKKVLAKSLGVSENDVGVKATTNEKMGWEGEKQGIGVHAVSLLCKK encoded by the coding sequence ATGGAATGCAATTTTAGAATAGGACACGGCTACGACGTGCACAGGCTCGTCGAGGGCAGAAAATGCATCATTGGCGGAGTGGAGATTCCGTCGAAGCTCGGACTGCTCGGACACTCCGACGCCGACGTGCTAACGCACGCGCTTGCCGACTCCATTTTGGGCGCGCTCGCCCTGCCCGACATCGGCTTCTACTTCCCGCCGTCCGACCCGAACTGCGAGGGAATAGACTCGCAGGAAATCCTCAAAAAGGCGGTTGCGGAGGCAGACAGGCTCGGCTACAAAGTGGCGAATGTGGACTGCTCAATCATCGCCGAAACGCCGAAAATTCTGCCGCATGTCGCCGCAATGAAAAAGGTCTTGGCGAAGTCGCTGGGCGTTTCCGAAAACGACGTCGGCGTAAAGGCCACCACGAACGAAAAAATGGGCTGGGAGGGCGAGAAGCAGGGAATCGGCGTGCACGCGGTTTCGCTTCTTTGCAAAAAATAG